A window of Pedococcus badiiscoriae genomic DNA:
CCGCAGCCCACCGCGCTGGTCGCGAACCTGCCGTACAACGTCTCCGTTCCGGTGGTCCTCAGCTTCCTGGAGGCGTTCCCGACACTCGAGCGCGTGCTCGTCATGGTGCAGCTCGAGGTGGCCGAGAGGCTCGCGGCCAAGCCCGGGTCGAAGGCCTACGGGGTCCCCAGCGTCAAAGCCGCCTGGTATGCCGCGGTGCGGCTCGCGGGGACCGTGCCGCGCAGCGTCTTCTGGCCGGTGCCGAACGTCGAGTCCGGCCTGGTGCTGCTCGAGCGACGGTCCGCACCGATCACCACCGCCAGTCGACGCGACACGTTCAGCTGCATCGACGCGGCCTTCGCCCAGCGCCGCAAGACCCTGCGCGCGGCCCTCGCGGGCTGGGCTGGGTCTGCGCCCCGAGCCGAGGAGTGCCTGCGGCTGGCGGGGATCGACCACCGGACGCGGGGCGAGCAGCTGGGCATTGACGAGTTCGCCGCCATCGCCGCCGCCCGCACCGCCCTCGCGGACTGACTTCCCTGGGCTGACTTCCCTGGGCTGACCTCCCCTGGCTGACCTCGCGGACTGAGGTCGCTGGCTGGCTGACCTCAGCGGACCGGGAGGCAGACGGGGCCGACGGGCTGGCTGGTAGCCGGCGGCCGACCGGCCAGCAGGTCGCGGGCGTGCGCGCGGCCCAGGTTCCACTCCAGCCAGTCGTCGTGGGCAGGAGGGGACAGCTTCCCGGTCCCCGTGACGCAGGCGAACGGGTCCTGGGACAGCTTCCAGATCGCGGGGTAGGCATCCGCCGACAGGTCCGCCAGGTAGCCGTAGTCAACCGGCGACGTCGTGTGCGTGCGGGACAGGTTGTGCTCGGCGATGTAGAGGTCGGGGTTGAGCACCGCGAGCCCGAGCAGACCCACGGCTCCGCAGCGCACCGCCAGCGGGACCAGCCAGCCGCGCCGCCGGACCAGGCCGGCGGCCATCACCAGCGCCACCACCACCCCGAGCCAGCCCTCGAAGACCGCGACCAGCAGCCTCAGGCGGGTGAAGCCGTAGGCCTCTTCGTAGAGGTTCATCCGGTGCAGCGCGGACACCACCACGACGATCGTCATCGCGCAGAGGACGCCGAGCGCGAGGTCGCGGGTGCGCCCCGGGACGGCCTTGCGGGCAGCCCATCCGACCACGGTCAGGGTGAGCATGGTGGCGATCGTCAGCTGGCCGAACCCCTGGTGGACGTAGTCGGCATAGGTCAGTCCCGTGGTCCGCTGGAGGTAGTCGTGGCCGCCGAACAGGGCGGTCGCCTGCGCCACCAGGAACAGTGCGAAGACTGCATTGACGGCCGTGACCGGCGCGAGCCATTCGAACTGACGCCGACTCGGTCGCAGGGGTAGCCGCAGCCGGTCGACTGCCGGCGGCGCGAAGCTCACGTAGGCCGCGGCGAGGGTGCCTGTCGCGATGAACAGTGCCAGGGCCACCCGAGCCGGCAGGTCGTTCCAGGTGATGTTCGGGGTGATCGCGTCGACCCACGACGCGAACAACGCGTCGGCCGATGCGAACAGGGCGCCGAAGACGACGAGCAGGACCAGCGACACGAAGGCGGCGCGCACCGCGGGGAACCAGGCCTGCACAGCCTTGCGTGGCTTGAGGGTGCGGCCCAGCCACGGTAGGCCGCGGATGGCGGCGAGCGGAACGGCCGCGGCGGTGCCGAGCAGGGCCAGGATGGAGGACGCCCGGGTCGAGTTCACCGCCACCAGCGCGAGCCCGGCCAGCAGGCACAGGATGGTGATCCAGGCGGCATCCCTGACGAAGAGCGTGGCCAGGAGCAGGGCCACCAGGGCGGCGTCGAGGCTGTCCAGCGGACGCCACGGACGCGAGCGGGTCCGGGCGCCCAGCACGGTCGCGGCGATCGCACCGAAGACCAGGGCGGTGCCGACGCCGATGCTGCGGTTGGGCAGGACGATCGCGGCAAGGAGGCCGACGCCCACTGCCCCGGCCACGATGCCGGGACCGCGCCGTGGGGGCTCCGGCCAGTAGGCCGTCAGGCCCTCGCGCACTGGTGCGTCCGGCGGGGTCGGCGCGGGGGCCGGTGGGGTGAGGGTGCTCATGATGGGCTCCTTGGTCGTCATCGGACGGGTCGGGTCCGCGGGCAGGGTCACCTCGATGCGGCAGCCGCGGTCGCTGTCGGCGACGGCGATGGTCCCGCCGTGCAGCTGGGCGACCCAGCGCGAGATGGCCAGGCCGAGACCGGTGCCGCTGTCGTGGGCGGCGCTGGTGGTGAACCGCTCGAACACCGCTCGCCGGTCGGAGGCGGCAATGCCGGGTCCCTCGTCGGCGACGGCGAGCAGCACCTCGTCGCCGACCGCCTCGGCGGTGACCTGGACCAGGCCACCGCGAGGGCTGTGGCGCGAGGCGTTGTCGACGAGGTTCGCGAGCAGCTGGTGGAGGCGGTCCGGGTCAGCGGGCACGACCAGGCTCTCCGGACGGACTGCCACGGAATAGCGCAGACCGTCCACCCTGGCCTGGGCGACCGCCTCCGTGAGGAGCTCGGACAGCCGGATGTCCTTGACCCGCAACGGGGTCACGCCCTCCTCGACCCTCGAGAGGTCGAGCAGGTCGCTGACCAGGCGACCCAGCCGCTCGGTCTGGGCCAAGGCGAGTCGCAGCTCCTCGGGTCCTGGCTGGGACACCCCGTCGACCAGGTTC
This region includes:
- the rsmA gene encoding 16S rRNA (adenine(1518)-N(6)/adenine(1519)-N(6))-dimethyltransferase RsmA translates to MVEQSGFLGAAQIRQIAADLGLRPTKQWGQNFVVDANTVKRIVRLAGVTAQDCVVEVGPGLGSLTLALLPEVAHVTAVEVDPNLAQALPGTVSRLAPAYADRLTLVHADAMQVRELPDPQPTALVANLPYNVSVPVVLSFLEAFPTLERVLVMVQLEVAERLAAKPGSKAYGVPSVKAAWYAAVRLAGTVPRSVFWPVPNVESGLVLLERRSAPITTASRRDTFSCIDAAFAQRRKTLRAALAGWAGSAPRAEECLRLAGIDHRTRGEQLGIDEFAAIAAARTALAD
- a CDS encoding DUF4153 domain-containing protein, whose amino-acid sequence is MRYDLRPLDAIRSIKVKLGLLVAVTVTVASVLAVVGTRAGLSPWATVPVAVLAALGVTQVLARGMTSPLREMTVAAQRMATGDYSRRVHASSRDEVGELARAFNRMAATLELVDRQRRDLVANVSHELRTPISALQAVLENLVDGVSQPGPEELRLALAQTERLGRLVSDLLDLSRVEEGVTPLRVKDIRLSELLTEAVAQARVDGLRYSVAVRPESLVVPADPDRLHQLLANLVDNASRHSPRGGLVQVTAEAVGDEVLLAVADEGPGIAASDRRAVFERFTTSAAHDSGTGLGLAISRWVAQLHGGTIAVADSDRGCRIEVTLPADPTRPMTTKEPIMSTLTPPAPAPTPPDAPVREGLTAYWPEPPRRGPGIVAGAVGVGLLAAIVLPNRSIGVGTALVFGAIAATVLGARTRSRPWRPLDSLDAALVALLLATLFVRDAAWITILCLLAGLALVAVNSTRASSILALLGTAAAVPLAAIRGLPWLGRTLKPRKAVQAWFPAVRAAFVSLVLLVVFGALFASADALFASWVDAITPNITWNDLPARVALALFIATGTLAAAYVSFAPPAVDRLRLPLRPSRRQFEWLAPVTAVNAVFALFLVAQATALFGGHDYLQRTTGLTYADYVHQGFGQLTIATMLTLTVVGWAARKAVPGRTRDLALGVLCAMTIVVVVSALHRMNLYEEAYGFTRLRLLVAVFEGWLGVVVALVMAAGLVRRRGWLVPLAVRCGAVGLLGLAVLNPDLYIAEHNLSRTHTTSPVDYGYLADLSADAYPAIWKLSQDPFACVTGTGKLSPPAHDDWLEWNLGRAHARDLLAGRPPATSQPVGPVCLPVR